The following are encoded together in the Actinomycetota bacterium genome:
- a CDS encoding AzlC family ABC transporter permease has translation MDTDGRPADRGYAAGARAGLPFAVATVVLGVSFGVLARQLGWGVAAPIICSAVVLSGSAQFAAASILGAGGGVGAATLAAVFVNARFLPMGLALAPSLVGGRLRRAAEGQLVIDASWALANRGDGTFERKYLIGATVPQLSAWIAGTALGAVGGGLLADPEALGLDVVFPAFFLILLAEELRDRQAVAVAVAGGLVALALVPFAPPGIPVVAACAAALLGLWRRR, from the coding sequence ATGGACACCGACGGCCGCCCCGCCGACCGGGGCTACGCCGCCGGCGCCCGCGCCGGGCTGCCGTTCGCGGTGGCCACCGTCGTGCTCGGCGTGTCGTTCGGGGTGCTGGCCCGCCAGCTCGGCTGGGGCGTCGCCGCGCCGATCATCTGCTCGGCGGTGGTGCTGTCGGGGTCGGCGCAGTTCGCCGCCGCCTCGATCCTGGGCGCCGGCGGCGGGGTAGGGGCCGCCACCCTGGCGGCAGTGTTCGTCAACGCCCGGTTCCTCCCGATGGGGCTGGCCCTCGCCCCCTCCCTGGTCGGCGGCCGGCTGCGCCGGGCGGCCGAGGGCCAGCTGGTGATCGATGCCTCCTGGGCCCTGGCCAACCGCGGCGACGGCACCTTCGAGCGCAAGTACCTCATCGGCGCGACCGTACCCCAGCTCAGCGCGTGGATCGCCGGCACGGCGCTGGGCGCGGTGGGCGGTGGCCTGCTCGCCGACCCCGAGGCCCTCGGCCTGGACGTGGTGTTCCCGGCGTTCTTCCTGATCCTGCTGGCCGAGGAGCTGCGCGACCGGCAGGCGGTGGCCGTGGCGGTGGCCGGCGGGCTGGTGGCCCTGGCCTTGGTGCCGTTCGCGCCGCCGGGCATCCCGGTGGTGGCGGCGTGCGCGGCGGCGCTGCTCGGCCTGTGGAGGCGCCGGTGA